The following proteins come from a genomic window of Lolium rigidum isolate FL_2022 chromosome 5, APGP_CSIRO_Lrig_0.1, whole genome shotgun sequence:
- the LOC124653580 gene encoding inorganic phosphate transporter 1-2-like, producing MAGEQLNVLKALDQAKTQWYHFTAVVIAGMGFFTDAYDLFCISLVTRLLGRIYYTEPGSSEPGHLPANVSAAVNGVALCGTLAGQLFFGWLGDKLGRKSVYGFTLILMVLCSIASGLSFGHEAKGVIGTLCFFRFWLGFGVGGDYPLSATIMSEYANKKTRGTFIAAVFAMQGFGILFGTIVTIVVSSAFRNAFPAPPFYVDAATSIGPEADYVWRIIVMFGTIPAALTYYWRMKMPETARYTALITRNTKQATADMSRVLNKDITEEEEKVQIQVASGETWGLFSRQFMRRHGLHLLATTSTWFLLDVAFYSQNLFQKDIFTKVGWIPPARTMSALEELYRIARAQALIALCGTVPGYWFTVAFIDIIGRFWIQLMGFAMMTIFMLAIAVPYDYLVKPGHHTGFVVLYGLTFFFANFGPNSTTFIVPAEIFPARLRSTCHGVSAAAGKAGAIIGAFGFLYASQDQKKPDKGYSPGIGMRNALFLLAGTNFLGLLFSLLVPESKGRSLEEISKENYDDDTVAPTGV from the coding sequence ATGGCGGGTGAACAGCTCAACGTGTTGAAAGCACTCGACCAGGCCAAAACGCAATGGTACCATTTCACGGCCGTCGTGATCGCCGGCATGGGCTTCTTCACTGATGCCTACGACCTCTTCTGCATCTCCCTCGTCACAAGGCTGCTGGGCCGCATCTACTACACCGAACCTGGCAGCAGCGAGCCCGGTCACCTCCCGGCCAACGTCTCAGCAGCCGTGAACGGCGTGGCCCTCTGCGGCACGCTCGCGGGCCAGCTCTTCTTCGGCTGGCTTGGTGACAAGCTCGGCCGGAAGAGCGTATATGGTTTCACGCTCATCCTCATGGTTCTCTGCTCCATCGCATCAGGGCTCTCGTTCGGGCACGAGGCTAAGGGTGTCATAGGGACGCTATGTTTCTTTCGCTTCTGGCTCGGCTTCGGCGTTGGCGGTGACTACCCCTTATCGGCGACCATCATGTCCGAGTACGCCAACAAGAAGACACGTGGCACCTTCATCGCTGCCGTCTTTGCCATGCAGGGCTTCGGCATCCTGTTCGGCACCATTGTCACCATTGTTGTCTCATCTGCGTTCCGGAACGCGTTCCCAGCGCCACCCTTCTACGTTGACGCGGCAACATCCATTGGGCCGGAGGCCGACTATGTCTGGCGCATCATCGTTATGTTCGGCACCATCCCTGCCGCGTTGACCTACTACTGGCGCATGAAGATGCCAGAGACCGCACGGTACACGGCGCTCATCACCCGCAACACGAAGCAGGCCACCGCAGACATGTCCAGGGTGCTCAACAAGGacatcaccgaggaggaggagaaggtccaGATTCAAGTAGCCTCCGGGGAGACATGGGGCCTCTTCTCCCGGCAGTTCATGAGACGCCATGGGCTGCACCTTCTAGCCACCACCAGCACTTGGTTCCTGCTGGATGTCGCCTTCTATAGCCAGAACCTATTTCAAAAGGACATCTTCACCAAGGTCGGATGGATCCCACCAGCAAGGACCATGAGCGCCTTGGAGGAGTTGTACCGCATCGCCCGTGCCCAAGCGCTCATCGCACTTTGTGGCACTGTACCAGGCTACTGGTTCACTGTTGCGTTCATCGACATCATTGGCAGGTTCTGGATCCAGCTCATGGGCTTCGCCATGATGACCATCTTCATGCTCGCCATCGCTGTGCCGTACGACTACCTAGTGAAGCCAGGGCACCACACCGGCTTCGTCGTTCTATACGGCCTCACCTTCTTCTTCGCCAACTTCGGGCCCAACAGCACGACCTTCATCGTGCCCGCCGAGATCTTCCCTGCGAGGCTCCGATCCACCTGCCACGGTGTCTCTGCCGCCGCCGGTAAGGCTGGGGCGATCATCGGTGCGTTCGGGTTCCTATACGCTTCACAAGACCAGAAGAAGCCCGACAAAGGGTACTCCCCGGGTATCGGCATGCGCAATGCGCTCTTCTTGCTCGCCGGCACTAACTTCCTGGGCTTGCTCTTCTCGTTGTTGGTGCCTGAGTCCAAGGGAAGGTCGCTCGAGGAGATCTCTAAGGAGAACTACGACGATGACACCGTTGCCCCAACTGGTGTCTAG